Proteins from a genomic interval of Heteronotia binoei isolate CCM8104 ecotype False Entrance Well chromosome 7, APGP_CSIRO_Hbin_v1, whole genome shotgun sequence:
- the LOC132574681 gene encoding lymphocyte antigen 6E-like: protein MKSKYFLAILVGASLFVEIAQSMMCFTCQEERSNWGCLRMSSCPQNAQKCLTIGSYSRIGGRIQRVITKMCAPECPTLSPYSSSVYCCDHSWCNIWSPK from the exons ATGAAGAGCAAGTATTTCTTGGCTATCTTGGTAGGAGCCAGTCTGTTTGTGGAGATAG CCCAGTCCATGATGTGCTTCACCTGTCAAGAGGAGAGGTCCAACTGGGGTTGCCTCCGGATGTCCTCTTGTCCCCAGAATGCCCAGAAATGCCTGACGATTGGATCCTATTCTAGAATTG GGGGCAGGATTCAGCGAGTCATCACCAAGATGTGCGCTCCGGAGTGCCCGACTCTGTCCCCCTACTCCAGTTCGGTTTACTGCTGTGACCACTCCTGGTGCAACATCTGGTCTCCGAAATGA